A segment of the Symmachiella macrocystis genome:
ACCACCGAATCCCGCCCAGCAAGCACGCAGTCGATTGCCTCGCGCTGTAGCGGGCGAAAGTCGTCGTAGCCCCAGTATTGCTTGAGGATATCCTCAGGAGCGGCAGTGTTGGCATCCATGTGCATCGGCGAGAAATGTTCGACTGAAGATTCTAGGGCAGAGCAAATCCGAATTTGAGCGAGGGACGTCACGTTTGCGTTGCCAAGCTGAGAATCGCCAGCGTCGCTGATTCTCGCGAGCATCCACTGATTCGCGGGTCCGGACAGTTACACTAAGCAACGCCGATGCAAATGTCCACCAAGGCGCGATCGACAAGTCCCGAGCGCATTCCCAACGTCAATAGGCACTGGTTCAATAAGCACTGGGCCGCGCGCCGATGTCTACGATGCTGCAGGCTTGGATGACGTCTAACCCCAATTCCTCCGCACGGGCTAATAACTCCGGACTTTCACTGCCGGGATTCAGCCAAACTTCCTCAGCCCCGACGTCCTGGATTTCCTGCAACAGCGAAATTCCAATTGCCGGCGGCAGATAGACGCTGATGCGATTCAACATCTCAACAGGCACCTCATCCAGCGCGGAATACGCTTTGAGCCCTTCGATCTCCG
Coding sequences within it:
- a CDS encoding CoA-binding protein; protein product: MSKLTVAVLGASTDRNKYGNKAVRAYRELEYDVYPINPSVTEIEGLKAYSALDEVPVEMLNRISVYLPPAIGISLLQEIQDVGAEEVWLNPGSESPELLARAEELGLDVIQACSIVDIGARPSAY